One Burkholderia vietnamiensis LMG 10929 genomic window carries:
- the sctJ gene encoding type III secretion system inner membrane ring lipoprotein SctJ: MTTIDSTPRTHAWRSRAARALLAGLLALLAGCQKELYSGLSERDANQMVAVLGDAGIGASKDNDARDTSDRNAWQVSVADGDMQSALTVLQANGLPKPSYASLGELFQKQGLVSTPAEERVRYLYGVSQDLSRTLQDIEGVVVARVQVVIPENDPLADKIKPSSAAVYIRYRPGVDLRAMAPMVKDLVAHSIEGLQYDNVSLFLQPAAARATRVDGIGSAVSDLLRLRSPLGWLVFALILLTGAVIALSAARRGMFGARVAALVGTPRGVAGGNAAGAGAAQTGGGLRTPDGARDGA, from the coding sequence ATGACGACGATCGATTCGACGCCGCGCACGCACGCGTGGCGCAGCCGGGCGGCGCGCGCGCTGCTCGCGGGGCTGCTCGCGCTGCTCGCGGGCTGCCAGAAGGAGCTGTACTCGGGCCTGTCCGAGCGCGACGCGAACCAGATGGTCGCCGTGCTCGGCGATGCGGGCATCGGCGCGTCGAAGGACAACGACGCGCGCGACACGTCCGATCGCAACGCGTGGCAGGTGAGCGTCGCCGATGGCGACATGCAGTCGGCGCTGACCGTGCTGCAGGCGAACGGGCTGCCGAAGCCGAGCTACGCGAGCCTCGGCGAGCTGTTCCAGAAGCAGGGGCTGGTGTCGACGCCCGCCGAGGAGCGCGTGCGCTATCTGTACGGCGTGTCGCAGGACCTGTCGCGCACGCTGCAGGACATCGAGGGCGTGGTGGTCGCGCGCGTGCAGGTCGTGATTCCGGAGAACGATCCGCTCGCCGACAAGATCAAGCCGTCGTCGGCCGCCGTGTACATCCGCTACCGGCCCGGCGTCGACCTGCGCGCGATGGCGCCGATGGTGAAGGATCTGGTCGCGCACAGCATCGAGGGGCTGCAGTACGACAACGTGTCGCTGTTCCTGCAGCCGGCCGCCGCGCGCGCGACGCGCGTCGACGGGATCGGCAGCGCGGTGTCGGACCTCCTGCGGCTGCGCTCGCCGCTCGGCTGGCTGGTGTTCGCGCTGATCCTGCTGACCGGCGCGGTGATCGCGCTGTCGGCCGCGCGGCGCGGCATGTTCGGCGCGCGGGTCGCTGCGCTGGTCGGCACGCCGCGCGGCGTCGCGGGCGGCAATGCGGCAGGCGCGGGCGCTGCGCAGACGGGCGGCGGCTTGCGCACGCCCGACGGCGCGCGCGACGGCGCATGA
- the sctT gene encoding type III secretion system export apparatus subunit SctT, with protein sequence MLDQATNFNDIAGTLRPLLYVMPRLLPIMLIVPVFNEQIITGLVRNGIAVVIAAFVAPAIDPAQVASLPFLMWCLLVAKEAVVGLLLAGAFSAVLFAIQGVGFLIDFQTGSGSAAFFDPMGGHEGGPTSGFLNFVALALFVTAGGLQVLVQLFAQSYAWWPIGSLGPDLPSMLQTFVVRQTDTIFEWMVKLAAPVIIVLVLVELGIGLVGRAVPQLNVFVFSQPLKSALAVLMMVLFLPVVYASLHALLSPDSGLMALLRALFAAHGGA encoded by the coding sequence ATGCTAGATCAAGCGACGAACTTCAACGACATCGCCGGCACGCTGCGTCCGCTGCTTTACGTAATGCCGCGCCTGTTGCCGATCATGCTGATCGTGCCGGTGTTCAACGAGCAGATCATCACGGGCCTCGTGCGCAACGGGATCGCCGTCGTGATCGCGGCGTTCGTCGCGCCGGCGATCGATCCGGCACAGGTCGCGTCGCTGCCGTTTCTCATGTGGTGCCTGCTCGTCGCGAAGGAGGCGGTGGTCGGCCTGCTGCTCGCGGGCGCGTTCAGCGCGGTGCTGTTCGCGATCCAGGGCGTCGGCTTCCTGATCGACTTCCAGACGGGCAGCGGCAGCGCCGCGTTCTTCGATCCGATGGGCGGCCACGAAGGCGGCCCGACCTCCGGCTTCCTCAACTTCGTCGCGCTCGCGCTGTTCGTCACGGCGGGCGGCCTGCAGGTGCTCGTGCAGCTGTTCGCGCAGTCGTATGCGTGGTGGCCGATCGGCTCGCTCGGCCCCGATCTCCCGTCGATGCTGCAGACCTTCGTCGTGCGGCAGACCGACACGATCTTCGAATGGATGGTGAAGCTCGCCGCGCCGGTGATCATCGTGCTGGTACTGGTCGAGCTCGGCATCGGGCTGGTCGGGCGCGCGGTGCCGCAGCTGAATGTCTTCGTGTTCTCGCAGCCGCTCAAGAGCGCGCTCGCGGTGCTGATGATGGTGCTGTTCCTGCCCGTCGTGTACGCGTCGCTGCATGCGCTGCTGAGCCCCGACAGCGGCTTGATGGCGCTGCTGCGCGCGCTGTTCGCCGCGCACGGCGGCGCGTGA
- the sctD gene encoding type III secretion system inner membrane ring subunit SctD, whose product MSTTIIEPHGDGPLPGGAAGGAAGVVGAGGAGGAAAALASPWNLCFLSGPMYGRTMSLARGANWVGTAADCEVILPDREIGAKQVCLQVGALAVTVQNHGGEGAAPVLFNDAPIGAGRRSMTPQDVVTVGSIKLGIARHAQASVAVPDDADAPHAAHDAAWLAWLTGGLRRLGGRRLVIVLAALWTGVLLGALGYGFVAWSGRLPWQHESVLARTHRLQQLLHAYPELAVAPRDDGVIVSGYVADPAARERVAQIVAGVDNAALGNIYVVSDLVATAQTYFSDTPLTVAYLGRGRIELTGAAQRAQIEPRIRNYMKDARPALEVVDHVRDADAGAPRTATTLGGVAGIPEITTVFAGDGDQRYIETVDGSRYFEGARLKEGPTVVSIGPDEVVFERNGQRITMPLGGPQASAPERVPAPPVAPLASGAAAGVAQPVPGPTLLPEAPATPPTTSAVAPAGAAKDVAKDATKDAAH is encoded by the coding sequence ATGTCGACGACCATCATTGAACCGCACGGCGACGGCCCGTTGCCCGGCGGCGCGGCAGGCGGCGCTGCGGGCGTCGTCGGTGCAGGCGGTGCAGGCGGTGCCGCGGCCGCGCTCGCGTCGCCGTGGAATCTGTGCTTCCTCAGCGGGCCGATGTACGGGCGCACGATGTCGCTCGCGCGCGGCGCGAACTGGGTCGGCACGGCGGCCGATTGCGAGGTGATCCTGCCCGATCGCGAGATCGGCGCGAAGCAGGTGTGCCTGCAGGTCGGCGCGCTCGCGGTGACCGTGCAGAACCACGGTGGCGAAGGCGCGGCGCCGGTGCTGTTCAACGACGCGCCGATCGGCGCGGGACGCCGCTCGATGACGCCGCAGGACGTCGTGACGGTGGGCTCGATCAAGCTCGGCATCGCGCGCCACGCGCAGGCTAGCGTCGCGGTGCCCGACGACGCGGATGCGCCGCACGCCGCGCACGACGCCGCCTGGCTCGCGTGGCTCACGGGCGGGCTGCGCCGGCTCGGCGGCCGACGGCTCGTGATCGTGCTGGCGGCGCTGTGGACCGGCGTGCTGCTCGGCGCGCTCGGCTACGGCTTCGTCGCGTGGTCGGGGCGGCTGCCGTGGCAGCACGAGTCGGTGCTCGCGCGCACGCACCGGTTGCAGCAGCTGCTGCACGCGTATCCGGAGCTGGCCGTCGCGCCGCGCGACGACGGCGTGATCGTGTCGGGCTACGTCGCCGATCCGGCCGCGCGCGAACGCGTCGCGCAAATCGTCGCGGGCGTCGACAACGCGGCGCTCGGCAACATCTACGTGGTCAGCGATCTCGTCGCGACCGCGCAGACTTATTTCAGCGACACGCCGCTGACGGTCGCCTATCTCGGCCGCGGCCGCATCGAGCTGACCGGCGCGGCCCAGCGCGCGCAGATCGAGCCGCGCATCCGCAACTACATGAAGGACGCGCGCCCGGCGCTCGAGGTAGTCGACCACGTGCGCGACGCCGATGCCGGCGCGCCGCGCACGGCGACGACGCTCGGCGGCGTCGCGGGGATTCCGGAGATCACGACCGTGTTCGCTGGCGACGGCGACCAGCGCTACATCGAGACGGTCGACGGCAGCCGCTATTTCGAAGGCGCGCGGTTGAAGGAAGGGCCGACCGTCGTGTCGATCGGCCCCGACGAGGTGGTGTTCGAGCGCAACGGCCAGCGCATCACGATGCCGCTCGGTGGTCCGCAGGCGAGCGCGCCCGAGCGCGTGCCGGCGCCGCCCGTGGCGCCGCTCGCGAGTGGCGCGGCGGCCGGCGTCGCGCAGCCGGTGCCGGGGCCGACGCTGCTGCCGGAAGCGCCAGCGACGCCGCCGACGACGTCCGCCGTCGCCCCGGCCGGCGCAGCAAAGGACGTGGCGAAGGACGCAACGAAGGACGCGGCGCACTAG
- the sctL gene encoding type III secretion system stator protein SctL, with protein MGLAFLITSDNLQLLSERKVLKEREYAALLDASAVIATARDEAARIVADAQREFDRRQAAGYDEGMRRAQREHAAQAYTQALAAARTMESMKDAMADIVVKAVRAIVGEMSTQTLYEAALARIAPLVRDEAFLIVRVAPGRQDEMRDALDRAFAGQSNRQRIRIVEDAQLERHACTVETPSGRIDASLDLQIDALRQAIRRDVPR; from the coding sequence ATGGGACTGGCTTTTCTGATCACGAGCGACAACCTGCAGCTGCTGTCGGAGCGCAAGGTGCTCAAGGAGCGCGAATACGCGGCGCTGCTCGACGCATCCGCGGTGATCGCGACCGCGCGCGACGAGGCGGCGCGCATCGTCGCCGACGCGCAGCGCGAGTTCGACAGGCGTCAGGCGGCCGGCTACGACGAAGGGATGCGCCGCGCGCAGCGCGAGCATGCGGCGCAGGCCTACACGCAGGCGCTGGCCGCCGCGCGCACGATGGAGTCGATGAAGGACGCGATGGCCGACATCGTCGTGAAGGCCGTGCGCGCGATCGTCGGCGAGATGAGCACGCAGACGCTCTACGAGGCCGCGCTCGCGCGCATCGCGCCGCTCGTGCGCGACGAGGCGTTCCTGATCGTGCGCGTCGCGCCGGGCCGTCAGGACGAGATGCGCGACGCGCTCGACCGTGCGTTCGCCGGCCAGTCGAACCGGCAGCGCATCCGCATCGTCGAGGATGCGCAGCTCGAGCGTCATGCGTGCACGGTCGAGACGCCGTCCGGGCGCATCGACGCGAGCCTGGACCTGCAGATCGACGCGCTGCGCCAGGCGATTCGCCGGGACGTGCCGCGATGA
- a CDS encoding EscU/YscU/HrcU family type III secretion system export apparatus switch protein, with the protein MAEKNQQPTAKRLREAREKGDVPKSAETVSSAFFVGVCVALAVGLGTLFARLQALFRLVFDAAGAADPAARLAVLVDGAARDWALLSAQIVAAGLLAGLLAGFVQVGGVMAWSRLVPQLSRLNPAEGLKNMWSMRNLVNLAKMLLKTVLLVATLGWLIVESLDPSVQAGFTRPVSILALIVKLLMLLFGWAALIYVVMALIDIVHQRHEFNQKMKMSIDEVRREHKEDEGDPHIAAKRRQLAREAQFAALPDRIGYASVVVYSPRVAVALYYGGIGSLPWVLARGEGEAAERIVRLARDALRPTLANVGLAHALYETTPENGTIQQQHFREVAQLLKWATGA; encoded by the coding sequence ATGGCCGAAAAGAACCAGCAGCCGACCGCGAAGCGCCTGCGCGAGGCGCGCGAAAAAGGCGACGTGCCGAAGAGCGCGGAGACGGTGTCGTCGGCGTTCTTCGTCGGCGTGTGCGTCGCGCTAGCGGTCGGCCTCGGCACGCTGTTCGCGCGGCTGCAGGCGCTGTTCCGGCTGGTGTTCGACGCGGCCGGCGCGGCCGACCCGGCCGCGCGGCTCGCGGTGCTGGTGGACGGCGCCGCGCGCGACTGGGCGCTGCTGTCCGCGCAGATCGTCGCGGCGGGGCTGCTCGCCGGCCTGCTCGCGGGCTTCGTGCAGGTCGGCGGCGTGATGGCATGGAGCCGCCTCGTGCCGCAGCTGTCGCGGCTCAATCCGGCCGAGGGGCTGAAGAACATGTGGTCGATGCGCAACCTCGTGAACCTCGCGAAGATGCTGCTGAAGACCGTGCTGCTGGTCGCCACGCTCGGCTGGCTGATCGTCGAGTCGCTCGATCCGTCGGTGCAGGCGGGCTTCACGCGGCCGGTGTCGATCCTCGCGCTGATCGTGAAGCTCCTGATGCTGCTGTTCGGCTGGGCCGCGCTGATCTACGTCGTGATGGCGCTGATCGACATCGTGCATCAGCGGCACGAGTTCAACCAGAAGATGAAGATGTCGATCGACGAGGTGCGGCGCGAGCACAAGGAGGACGAAGGCGATCCGCATATCGCGGCGAAGCGCCGGCAGCTCGCGCGCGAAGCGCAGTTCGCGGCGCTGCCGGACCGCATCGGTTACGCGTCGGTGGTCGTCTATTCGCCGCGCGTCGCGGTCGCGCTCTATTACGGCGGGATCGGCTCGTTGCCTTGGGTGCTCGCGCGCGGCGAAGGCGAGGCGGCCGAACGGATCGTGCGGCTCGCGCGTGACGCGCTGCGCCCGACGCTCGCGAACGTCGGGCTCGCGCATGCGCTGTACGAAACCACGCCGGAGAACGGCACGATCCAGCAGCAGCATTTCCGCGAGGTCGCGCAGTTGCTCAAATGGGCGACCGGCGCGTAG
- a CDS encoding FliI/YscN family ATPase: MNAPLDEPRPFGGGGSDDGDGAPFDGGRLVGDLDAGLAFFSPVSVQGRVNHAVGQILNATGIRARLGEICELRTPNQPTLLAEVVGFSRQTTLLTPLGDVTGLSPETTVVPSGREHVFAVGDALFGRVLDGLGRPLDDLGPVTGAAWVSTQQDPPNPLARKLIDTPFPTGVRVIDGLMTLGVGQRVGIFAPSGVGKSTLLGMIARGAQADVNVIALVGERGREVREFIEHSLSPEVRARSIVVVSTSDRPAMERVKSALVATAIAEHFRDAGKRVLLLVDSLTRFARAQREVGLASGEPPTRRSFPPSTFAVLPRLLERAGQGARGSITALYTVLVEGDEESDPIAEEVRSILDGHIVLSRKIALANRYPAIDVLASLSRVMPLVASRTHQHAAARVRELIAKYQEIELLVQIGEYREGSDRLGDLALRARDAIGAFCAQASHEDVRFDALLAKLTRLANDHV; encoded by the coding sequence ATGAACGCGCCGCTCGACGAACCGCGCCCGTTCGGCGGCGGCGGTAGCGACGACGGCGACGGCGCGCCGTTCGATGGCGGCCGTCTGGTCGGCGATCTCGACGCCGGGCTCGCGTTCTTCTCGCCAGTGTCGGTGCAGGGCCGCGTGAATCACGCGGTCGGGCAGATCCTCAATGCGACCGGCATCCGCGCGCGGCTCGGCGAGATCTGCGAGCTGCGCACGCCGAACCAGCCGACGCTGCTCGCCGAAGTGGTCGGCTTCTCGCGGCAGACCACGCTGCTCACGCCGCTCGGCGACGTGACCGGCCTGTCGCCGGAAACGACGGTCGTGCCGTCCGGCCGCGAGCACGTGTTCGCGGTCGGCGACGCGCTGTTCGGCCGCGTGCTCGACGGGCTCGGGCGGCCGCTCGACGATCTCGGGCCGGTGACGGGCGCCGCCTGGGTGTCGACCCAGCAGGATCCGCCGAACCCGCTCGCGCGCAAGCTGATCGACACGCCGTTTCCGACCGGCGTGCGCGTGATCGACGGGCTGATGACGCTCGGCGTCGGCCAGCGGGTCGGCATCTTCGCGCCGTCCGGCGTCGGCAAGAGCACGCTGCTCGGGATGATCGCGCGCGGCGCGCAGGCCGACGTGAACGTGATCGCGCTGGTCGGCGAGCGCGGCCGCGAAGTGCGCGAGTTCATCGAGCACAGCCTGTCGCCGGAGGTGCGCGCGCGCTCGATCGTCGTCGTGTCGACGTCCGATCGCCCGGCGATGGAGCGCGTGAAATCGGCGCTCGTCGCGACCGCGATCGCCGAGCACTTCCGCGATGCGGGCAAGCGCGTGCTGTTGCTGGTCGATTCGCTGACGCGCTTCGCGCGCGCGCAGCGCGAGGTCGGCCTCGCGAGCGGCGAGCCGCCGACCCGGCGCAGCTTCCCGCCGTCGACGTTCGCGGTGCTGCCGCGGCTGCTGGAGCGCGCGGGGCAGGGCGCGCGCGGCTCGATCACCGCGCTGTACACGGTGCTGGTCGAGGGCGACGAGGAGTCCGACCCGATCGCCGAGGAGGTGCGCTCGATCCTCGACGGCCACATCGTGCTGTCGCGCAAGATCGCGCTCGCGAACCGCTATCCGGCGATCGACGTGCTCGCGAGCCTGTCGCGCGTGATGCCGCTCGTCGCGAGCCGCACGCATCAGCATGCGGCCGCGCGCGTGCGCGAGCTGATCGCGAAGTACCAGGAGATCGAGCTGCTCGTGCAGATCGGTGAGTATCGCGAAGGCAGCGACCGGCTCGGCGATCTCGCGCTGCGCGCGCGCGACGCGATCGGTGCGTTCTGCGCGCAGGCGTCGCACGAGGACGTGCGCTTCGACGCGCTGCTCGCGAAGCTGACGCGGCTCGCGAACGATCATGTCTGA
- a CDS encoding SctK family type III secretion system sorting platform protein gives MSEVHAASPGAAPDAVPLPWLQPLGAPPAARRAAFHALVCEFNLRPDRYLHVTRVPAAWPARYRSLDAFGPAGRRLLARHLLDAHGVAGRYDFDVADPCARLALLPGAALEQLAAYAGLLLHRGWLRDALNVRRIRAEVAAKLGGDALELALERAPEFGALADTLEPWRADPAALPAVIRARGARLLADFIGVAGDAVGVRARLKFNRACDDEAPYWLNRAQRDQFGELLFLFLIPERLASWDWLF, from the coding sequence ATGAGCGAGGTGCACGCCGCGTCGCCGGGTGCCGCGCCCGACGCCGTGCCGCTGCCGTGGCTGCAGCCGCTCGGCGCGCCGCCTGCCGCGCGGCGCGCGGCGTTTCACGCGCTCGTGTGCGAATTCAATCTGCGCCCGGACCGCTATCTGCACGTGACGCGCGTGCCGGCCGCATGGCCTGCGCGCTACCGTTCGCTCGACGCGTTCGGTCCGGCCGGCCGCAGGCTGCTCGCGCGACATCTGCTCGACGCGCACGGCGTGGCCGGCCGTTACGACTTCGACGTCGCCGATCCGTGTGCGCGGCTCGCGCTGCTGCCGGGCGCGGCGCTCGAGCAGCTCGCGGCGTACGCGGGGCTGCTGCTGCATCGCGGCTGGCTGCGCGACGCGCTGAACGTGCGGCGCATTCGCGCGGAAGTCGCGGCGAAGCTCGGCGGCGACGCGCTGGAGCTGGCGCTCGAGCGCGCGCCGGAGTTCGGCGCGCTCGCCGACACGCTCGAGCCGTGGCGCGCCGATCCGGCCGCGCTGCCGGCGGTGATCCGCGCGCGCGGCGCGCGGCTGCTGGCCGATTTCATCGGCGTGGCCGGCGACGCGGTCGGCGTGCGCGCGCGGCTGAAATTCAACCGTGCGTGCGACGACGAAGCGCCGTACTGGCTCAATCGCGCGCAGCGCGACCAGTTCGGCGAGTTGCTGTTCCTGTTTCTGATTCCCGAGAGGCTTGCGTCATGGGACTGGCTTTTCTGA
- the asnB gene encoding asparagine synthase (glutamine-hydrolyzing) has translation MCGIDGFLNSVAFDEETARGTLARMTASLAHRGPDGQGMWVDPEAGIALGHRRLAIVDLSVQGRQPMASACGRYVLVFNGEIYNHRELRAELERTGRAPAWRGRSDSEVLVAAIAAWGVDATLRRATGMFAFALWNRASRVLTLARDRIGEKPLYYGRIGDALVFASELKALRGYPGFDGAVDRDALCLYLRQSSVPAPHTIYRGISKLPPGTFIQFEHARDTPRVRAYWTLEQAIEAGRERPFDGNADDAVGQLDAVLRQAVARQMEADVPLGAFLSGGIDSSAIVALMQAQSAKPVDTFTIGFHEAGYDEAGYAKAVARHLGTRHTELYVTADHALAVVPKLPSIYDEPFSDASQIPTFLVSELTRRHVKVSLSGDGGDELFGGYTRYFLTPRLWRKLHRVPAAVRARIAAALHALRPDHADQLAAVAQGAWGGVDARDGASRIGDRLHKLGHVMTAESRIGLYRLLMSSVHHPERLALAGQEPPTPLDTVSAWPAHLSFAEQAMAIDTLTYLPTDILAKVDRAAMAVGLETRMPFLDHHVVEFAWRLPAAVRLPQGQPKALLRRLLDQYVPRALIDRPKQGFCAPVDHWLRGALRDWAEALLEPSRLRAEGFFDAAAVERLWRQHLTGRMNWQHQLWTVLMFQAWLEGQRAA, from the coding sequence ATGTGCGGAATCGACGGCTTTCTGAATAGCGTCGCCTTCGATGAGGAGACAGCGCGCGGCACGCTTGCGCGCATGACGGCGAGCCTCGCGCATCGCGGGCCGGACGGGCAGGGCATGTGGGTCGATCCGGAGGCCGGCATCGCGCTCGGCCACCGGCGGCTCGCGATCGTCGATCTGTCGGTGCAGGGCCGGCAGCCGATGGCCTCCGCGTGCGGCCGTTACGTCCTCGTCTTCAACGGCGAAATCTACAACCATCGCGAACTGCGCGCGGAACTCGAACGCACGGGGCGCGCCCCCGCGTGGCGCGGCCGCTCGGACAGCGAAGTGCTGGTCGCGGCGATCGCCGCGTGGGGCGTCGACGCGACGCTGCGGCGCGCGACCGGCATGTTCGCATTCGCGCTGTGGAACCGCGCGTCGCGGGTGCTGACCCTCGCGCGCGACCGGATCGGCGAGAAGCCGCTGTACTACGGCCGGATCGGCGACGCGCTGGTGTTCGCGTCCGAGCTCAAGGCGCTGCGTGGCTATCCGGGCTTCGACGGCGCGGTCGATCGAGACGCGCTGTGCCTGTACCTGCGCCAGTCGAGCGTGCCCGCGCCGCATACGATCTATCGCGGCATCAGCAAGCTGCCGCCCGGCACCTTCATCCAGTTCGAGCATGCGCGCGACACGCCGCGCGTGCGCGCGTACTGGACGCTCGAGCAGGCGATCGAAGCCGGCCGCGAGCGGCCGTTCGACGGCAACGCCGACGACGCCGTCGGCCAGCTCGACGCCGTGCTGCGCCAGGCCGTCGCGCGCCAGATGGAGGCCGACGTGCCGCTCGGCGCATTCCTGTCGGGCGGCATCGATTCGTCGGCGATCGTCGCGCTGATGCAGGCGCAGTCGGCCAAGCCGGTCGACACGTTCACGATCGGCTTTCACGAGGCCGGCTACGACGAGGCCGGCTATGCGAAGGCGGTCGCGCGCCACCTCGGCACGCGCCACACCGAGCTCTACGTGACGGCCGACCATGCGCTCGCCGTCGTGCCGAAGCTGCCGTCGATCTACGACGAGCCGTTCTCCGATGCCTCGCAGATCCCGACCTTTCTCGTGTCGGAGCTGACGCGCCGGCACGTCAAGGTGAGCCTGTCCGGCGACGGCGGCGACGAGCTGTTCGGCGGCTATACGCGCTACTTCCTCACGCCGCGCCTGTGGCGCAAGCTGCATCGCGTGCCGGCCGCGGTGCGCGCGCGGATCGCGGCCGCGCTGCACGCGCTGCGGCCCGACCACGCGGACCAGCTCGCGGCCGTCGCGCAGGGCGCCTGGGGCGGCGTGGACGCGCGCGACGGCGCGTCGCGCATCGGCGACCGGCTGCACAAGCTCGGCCACGTGATGACGGCCGAGAGCCGCATCGGGCTGTACCGGCTGCTGATGTCGTCGGTCCATCATCCCGAGCGCCTCGCGCTCGCCGGCCAGGAGCCGCCGACGCCGCTCGACACGGTGTCCGCGTGGCCCGCGCATCTGAGCTTCGCCGAGCAGGCGATGGCGATCGACACGCTCACGTACCTGCCGACCGACATTCTCGCGAAGGTCGACCGCGCGGCGATGGCCGTCGGCCTCGAGACGCGCATGCCGTTCCTCGATCATCACGTCGTCGAATTCGCGTGGCGGCTGCCGGCCGCGGTGCGGCTGCCGCAGGGGCAGCCGAAGGCGCTGCTGCGCCGGCTGCTCGATCAGTACGTGCCGCGCGCGCTGATCGACCGGCCGAAGCAGGGCTTCTGCGCGCCGGTCGATCACTGGCTGCGCGGCGCGTTGCGCGACTGGGCCGAAGCCTTGCTGGAGCCGTCGCGGTTGCGCGCCGAAGGCTTCTTCGACGCGGCGGCGGTCGAGCGGCTGTGGCGCCAGCATCTGACGGGCCGGATGAACTGGCAGCATCAGCTGTGGACGGTGCTGATGTTCCAGGCGTGGCTCGAGGGACAGCGCGCTGCGTGA